TTTGACATTGTAGATTTGCTACACATTGATCAGTAACTACGTCTCTCACATCTCACACCAGAAGAGCAAAGTATCACTTAGGGCAATCACCTTATTAAACCGTCgaatcaacaagaacagaTCCTCATTCGACAACCCCTGCACAATCCGCTCCTCAATGACATCCGACCTACCCCAGCCAATATCAGAGAGCTGGTTATCCTCGCCAGCCTTATGGGCGAGACCCTTCGCCTCTTCGTCCGGGTTTACTTGAGACAAAATATGGCTATCAGTGGGCCCGCTGGCGCTACTTTCCGCTAATTTAGCCTCTTTTTGCGCTTTCGTCTTCCCCTCGAAGGCATCGTCGATCTTTTGGTGGCCCGGCCGGTCTTGGGCCAGTGAGTCGGGGACGTCTGACATGGTGATTTGGTGGGTGTGTGATTGAAAGAGTCAAACCTTCAGGAACAGGTCCTTTGGCCACTTTATGAGGGGGAGAAACACTTTACATCATGGATGCTCATTTCCAGTCGCCGGTGGGGTGTATACTGTCGACGTCATCGAGTGGATATTGTGCAGATTATTAATGTTATGCTGCATAAGTATAAAACACGTGATTTATGTTGCCTGATTGGGAAGTATCGAGACAGGCGGCGAATGGTGAGAGGCTCTGTGTCCAGAAACAAGGTAATGGTTATACAGTTGTGCCTGGGAGAGTTTGATATGTGCTGGTATGTACAATTTTCGGCGCTGTATGTCTATACCACATCAGGAGATTTTAACGAGGATATAGCCCTAAGCTGGAAGCTTGACTGGATCTTTGATTGCTACTTCGATATCACCTTGGATAATGTCTACTTTTCTCACAATAGGAAGGATCACAAGTTGTCCATTAAAAGAGCATTGCGGGCAAGGCTGGAATTTGAATCGAGTCCGGGATACATAACAGGACTATGAGGAGCTATATAGCGCGAACTGAAGGAGGCTACCGGAAGTAACTAATATACCGGCAAGCGTTCCTGAAAGTTATTTTACGAATGTCCAGCTACTCTTGTTTTCGTTGCTGTGGAAGTTAATTATTTGTGTCAGCAACATCTACGCCGGCAACAACAACTAGTTGCAACAGCCATTTGGCGGCAGAAAACAGAGTTTCACGGTTAGATCTGATGAGAGATTTTTCGGCAATAAAGCACGGCTGTTTGGAATCTGCCGTTGCGCTGTTAGCCATATGATACAGGGTAGGGCAAGGGGGAGCACGTGGATACTGGATCTTCTAAGATAGTCCCGTTAGCAAAGTTCCGAGGAAAATGGATTTCCATCCTTTATAAGAGCGATGGATAATTTACTGTTATTTAAAGCACTGGATTGTATTGCTGATTGCTGGTAGTCGCTCTCAATGCTCGAGGGGACGCAAATGAGGTCTAGATATCGTTAGACGGCCACTACATAATGAGAAATATATGAGATATTGTTCAGGGAAATTATCACAGGTTATAGAGATTATTGATTGGGTATCGAGCTGAGAAAGGCGATTATGAGAAGCTCACGCAACATAAGCCATAGGTAATACCACAGCCTTGTCCGCATTAGGTTTGTCGGGCCGCCTGACTGGAGAATAACGACGATCATCGAGGCTCTGCACTTGGCCCCAGTCGAACTTTTAAGAGCCAACAGGGCGCAGTGGGCAAATGCATCCATTGAGTATTTAGCTCTCGCCAGAGTAAGTGGTTACGTATGCATGATTAGTCTATTAGGTGCTTGAGTAATGCACTGGCAGGTTATTTGTTGCGCTTCGTGAGGCTTAGACGACGAAGGATGCGCCGGTGGTTTTGCTGGACTTAGTACTGCTTTGAACGGGATACTGAAAAAAGCGCAAATTATACAGTACTTCGTAGCTGGGAGGAGTGAACAGGAGTGAACAGGAGAGAACAGGAGAGAACAGAAGAGAACAGGGAAGAGCGTGCTAAAAGGGGGCATCGTGGTTGGTCCTACTGAACAGACGCCTCAAATTAGTGGACGCCGCCATTTAGCTTTCATTGGCGAGCGTTATTGCAAGGGACTGCCAGCTCGCAAGAAGGTTCTCACTTGCAATATTGGCAGTGCTCTTATTTTAGTCTTCGTCTCAGCTTTGGGGTTTGGTTCTGTCGTGAAGGACAGCATTGTGCGTTCTCCAAATAGCACCGACTCTGCAGTCAGATTCGTAAATCGCGCCACGCGTTGCTTTATCCTGGTGGCAGAATCCATGACAAAATTGGCATTTAACAGTGTTTCAATGTTTAAAAAAAGGTATTGTGCTGCCTGTGCCGCGAATGGGCTGCTGGCAGCCTCACTACCGAGGCAGAGCACAAGTAGGAAACCGCAGGGATCGCCGGGACAATTACGCCCAAACCAATCAAAAGAGACACTAAGAATTACAGAAGCCTGGAGTATACTGGCCAGCCTACTCCAGATCCTCGAGTGATGACGGGGGACTGGCTCGCAAGCTTATCCTGCTCGATGCGGTTATTGGCGCCGCCGCGCACTAGGCAGTGTAAGAACAGCTCGTATGGACCAAGACACCAAACTAAAGGCGATGCGATGCCTAGCGCCAATACGGGGTACTTGAAGAGACCGTCGCCCCTGGATGCTTAGCCTGCTATTCTTATGCGACTGCTCTGCAGGATGCTACTCCCACGACACTGCAGACGACTGGCCACATTTGCGATTGTCCTGGCGGCACTCGTCTGCTGGAATTCATTGCGGCAGTCACATAGAACGGTGGTGAGAAATGAGCAAGACGAACACCCACTGCTCACAAAGTACATTCGAGGCAGCCGAGTGAAAGGTGGAGGTAGGTTGCGTCTTGTTGATAGACCAGGAGTATCACCAACTGACCTCCCCGTCTTACATTATAGCTTTGCACCTGCCGAAAGAATGGACGGAAAGATCTACGAGCGCTATTGATGCcatcctggctgctgcagaacTCGTTCGCAACAAGACCAGCTCTGATCCCCAGGGCCACATCCCCAATTCGAACATACCGCGAATCATCCACCAAACATGGAAGGATAAAAACGTCGAGGCTTGGCCGAAAGCATACCGTGAAAGCGCAGAAAAGTGGATGCGCGTGGTAGAAGACAACGACATCCCATACTTATTCTGGGATGATGTCGGCGTCGCCCAGTTCATGAGATACTTCGAACCAGATTTCGAGGCCGAGTTCTACGCTCTGCCCAGCAATGTCGAACGATCCGACGTCTTTCGCATCTTGGTCTGCAAATGGATTGGCGGCGTTGTACGtatctctcctcctctttctagTAGCCATATCTAACCCTCAGCAGTACGCCGACATGGACACAGCACCCATCCGCCCACCCACAGAATGGATAACCCAAACCGATTTACTCCCCTGGACAGACCACAAAACACTAAAGACCTACCACTCCACCAAACCCGTAACGGCCATCGTCGGAATCGAAGCCGACAACGACCCCGAGCGCGATATCTACTGGCGCATGGGCTACTTCTTCCCAGTCCAACTCACCCAGTGGTCTTTCGCTTTCGCTCCTCACCATCCAATCCTGCAGATATTCATCGATCGTCTGCGCGCGACGATCCGGCTATACGCCAGGGATAGTATGATGGGTACCCAGCAGCCACTACCGGATTCGTATCCGGGGACTCTCGACTACGTTGATCCTGTGAATCTCACCGGCCCGATCGCGTTTACGGATGCAGTGCGCACGTATCTTGAGACGGAGGGCGATCTGCGCTGGGATGCTGTGACAGGTCTGCAAGATGGCCCTGATGGGGGCGTCAGTAAGCTCGTTGAAGATGTTCTCGTTCTGCCGATTACGGGATTTAGGTACGTAACTACCCAACAACATCTGCATGGTTATATTACGCAAAAGCTAATGCCTAGAAGTCCAGGGAGTCGTCGGTTCAGAGATATGGGATCCAAACCTGTTACGCATCATGCGGCGCGGCTGTACCACCACGCACAGGGATCATGGAGAAAATGGAACCTGCGGGTGGAGGTGGGCAAGTTCTGTCGGACGGCGTTTGGGCTGTGTAGGGACTGGTCGAAGGTACCGCATGGGGATAGTTGGATTTTCTGATGGTTTGATTTGATGCCTTTTACGAGTTGTTTATACCCGGGACGGCCTTTGATATGATTTTAATAACTTGGTGGTCCTATATTACCATCCATAGACGTTGAGTATGAGTATGATTAACTATAGAGGAATGTTTATTCATGttctaaaaaaagaatccTACGTTGATAGTGGGGATATTGATTTAGACTCCAGGCAGCTGCGTTCCACGAGCTTGTGCTTGATTTATCTCCACAACTTCGAAGCTTCGATCTAGAGTGGACTAATGTTTTCGATGCGTTGGCATCCTGGCCTTGCCCACTCTGATTCGATGGAGGCATCGGGAGGTGGATCTGGCGTCTGCGCGGTGGCAGAGCGTGGATGTAGGCAGTCATATTCTTTGGTATAGGGTGGGCTAAGGTTAGACCTGGGCCTGTTAGATCTATAGTCGCATTAGAGGATCAATGACTGGTGAAGGATGGTAACCTGCTGTATATAACATAATATTGAGGAGAATAAGGAGTTATATCAGTGATCGCTGGTGAGAAGGATTGAGTTCTGTAGTTGCACATATCGGCCATCCAAGGCAGGAGAACGATTGGATAAATAGTACATTCTGCATTTCAGTATAGTTATCAATAGCCAGCATAATATCTTGATCATCACAACTCATAACACATAACAGAAGCACCAGACATGTTGAATATCCATCGAACGAGCGAATGGAGGGTGTGATATCAGTTGGCCTCAGCATTTCGGGTCCCCTTCTACATCCCCCGTTTTCTTGACAACAACTCTCCAGCCATCTGCATTGTAGAGGGTCCCGGAAACCATCCCCACCGAGTTGGCACAGTGGTCCACAATGATTTCGGCGCTACGCGCAAGTCGTGCAAACCACTGGAGCTCCATGGAGTGGTCCGGGTCCTGGATATAGAATCAATAATGCATTCTTGGGATGGGATAGGGGAATAACTCACGTCATTGCACCAGTGGATAGCTGTTTCCCACGAACAGCTGACCCGTGTGCATCGCGATGGTCCAAGTTTGGGCGTTGTTGTAAGCCTGTCGAGATACTTCATGCCTTCTACAACACGATAACTGTGGACGAACCAGTATTTGTTGCACTCGAGCTCGTAGTTGTAGTCGCGCGCCTGGAGGGTTGAGTTAGCCCCAGCCTTGAGCCTAGCGTAGGCTGCTGCGTCGGTATCATCGAAGGCAATGTCACGGTCTGCAGAGCGCGGCAGAGAGTAGTCAATGGCGTCGAAGGCTTCAATATCGAGGGTGTCGACGGCGGGCGCCTGTGGAGTAGGCCTGGTTAGTATGTTAAAGTTTGGGACGATGGAATGGGTACGAACAGCAGCTACAGTCAGGGCAAGGACTGCCAGCAGGAGGATTGAAGTAAGGAACTGCATGATTGTGGGCAGCGTAAGGATGCTTGAGTAGCAAAgggtggatgaagagggtgaAGGTGGAAAGCAGAATTCTGATATTAGGAGGGGTATTTATACCATGGATTCCTCTTTATCGGCCTACATTTCCGCTGTAAGAGGAATTAACGGCGTAGAAATATCAGATTGTGCGGAGTATTCACTGAGTTGCCAGTGAAGACGGCTTGGGAGTTCTGGACCGTCTAGCATTCATTGACCGAGTGCATGGGTTGGACCAACTTGGCTTTGGTCTACAGCATGGATTGCCATCAGCCATACAATGAATCCTTATATTACCTGAATAGCACTAGCCAAGTTAGTAGTGAGTTAATGCGGGACTCCAACGATCCGAGGCCCGAAGCTGATCGCAACGTCCAATCTCCAACTCATGCACAGCACCAGAAATCAAGCATGCGCCGGTTCAAAGGCAGGTCAGCCAATGCCTGCCACTATTGCAGAACCCAGAAAGTGAAATGCAGCGGCGGTACGTTGTATACGATGTATTCCATGCCCGAGGCCGCAGAGTTGTAACTTGTGATCCAGAACGCCCGTGTACCAGATGCCAGTCTTCCAACAGAGACTGCATCTTTGCCGCCAAAGATCGTTTAATAAAGGTGCCGGAGAACTATGTACGCACACTACAGAATGAGGTTAATCAGCTCAGGCAGTCGTCGCGAGCGGATGGAGATACTCCTACACGGGGAAACACTGAGCGTCAAAGCCCGCATGATGGAAACCCCGAGCGGCTGATTGAGAATTCAACGACGGAGTACTTTGTATCAAAGCTCAAAGGTGCCTGCTCCGGTACAGAGCCTGTTCAGTCTCACGAGAATGCTATCCCAGAAACACCTGCTAGTGCTTCAAGAAATGGGCTTTCGCACAATCATCCCCAGCACTCGATCTCCAAATACACCTATGTCCCGCTAGATTACGACAGCAGTAAGCGATAATCCACGTCTGAGTGCGGTGCACTGATACGAATATTTGCAGGTGCAAAGGTAGCTGTCAAGCTTCCCCCGTATTCCTACGCCCTCTACCTTCTCAACCAGTTCGAGGCTTTCATCGGTTCCGACTACCACTGGTACCACAGACAGCATTTCCACGACAAGATGGAGGCAACCTATAATTCTCCCCACAAGCAATCAGTAGACAAAGCCTGGATTTGTTGCTTTTCGGTGGTTCTGGCTTTGGGAGAGTCATACACCTGCAGGGTTGCCCCGTCGTTTACAATCGACGAGACGACCGCATCGAACACCAACACTCAAATCTCCCCAGAGGCTGGACAGGTAGTTGCTCCTCCCGGAATTGAGCTATTCAAACAGGgtctcctcctgctcaaacTGTCATACGAGGAGCCCACGATTGAGCAAATCGAGGCCCTTAACCTCATCGTAGGATACTAATATCCCGAACCACCATCTATAAAGCTAACGAACCAGGCCTTCTACTCCTACTCCCTAAACCGGCGCCGAACAGCATACGCTTATGCAGGCATGGCCCTCCGCCTAGCAAAAGTCATGGGGCTATCAACCACCCCAGACCCCCGCGACATCGAGCCCGTAGAGGTTGAACACAGGAAGAGAGTCTGGTGGACGGCGATATGCATGGACCTGATGACCTGCACGGAGCTATCCATAGCACCTACAGACGGAttcgacgacgacagagTCGGCTTCCCAGATAACAGCAGTCTTAGTTCCATGGATGCGAGCGAGGCCTTCTCTGACCCGCAGCATCTCACGGCGCAGGTCAAACTCCATCGTATCAAGTACCGGGTTATTGAGCGGATATCGGAGCTGCGATCTGGTGATGCGGATGAGACGCATAGGCTGCTTGCGCCGTGTCTGGAGGCGTTGCGATATTGGCGACAGGAGTTTCATGCGTCTTTGGAATATGCAGAGGATGGGGGGTTTGCAGAGAGTACACTGGCTCGTCCTGAGATGCGTACTATTGCATCAGTTTTGATGAGATATAACCAGGTGAGACCCTCACTGCTTTCTTTATGTTCTATTGAGCTCCTTACATTTACCACAGTGCTATATCCTTTTACTGCGGCCGCTGCTCTTGAAACAGCTGTCTTCTCTGGTCAGAGAACAGGCACCCCTTGCAAGTCGCAGCAGTGACCTTGTGAGCCTGAATGCAGAATGTCTACGAGCAGCGAGGGACAACAGTTTCATCCAAATAGCGCTTCACAAGTGCCATAAGATAGGTGTGCTACCCCTCCAGCCCACTACTGCTAGGGAACAGGACTAAACGGTTGCAGCCAAATTCGGATTCTGGGAGTCACTGCATATATTCTCGAGTCTCACAATCCTAATAATCAGCAACTTCATCATCGAAAGATCCCCGACTTCCTTCCCCAGCACCGAAACCAAGTCGTCGTACCAGGCTGTCCGGGACTTGCTAGGAGAAATGGCCCAGGCGGGCAACCTTGCCTCGAGGGACCACGAACAGATGATTCGGGATATCGAGGGACTGTTTACAACTGGTCCTACTGGGTCTACCGGGCCTACTACAGATGATATCGGTGATCTCGCTGCATGGAATGATTTGCTCGATTTTGGCAATACAGGATTCGACACTGCTATCTTTGAGTCTTTCCCTTCATCGCTGGAGCACTTTTGACCTCTTAGCCCTATTGAGGTAGTCTGATATATAAATCAATCGAAAGTATCCAGCAAAGTCCTACACAAGATACCTAAACCCCCTAACCCCACCCCccatctcaacctcctcctcttccagccttctattcgccctcttcagcaAACCCCTAAACCCAGTCGCAGAGAGAATCGCCAACAGCGCCGTCCCCGCATTAACACTCATAGCAAGCACAAATCTCGGCTTATCCTTATTCGGGTAAAGATACGGACTGTAAATCGACGAGCAATTCGCAATAGCATTTGCCAGCGCCAACGCAGCTGCTCTCTTCGCTGCCGGGCGCGGGATCGTAGTCGCGATCCAGGACATGGATAGGATAAACGCTGTATAGACACCGGGGAGCATGATCATCATAGCGAAGTAGCGCGAGGCGATCTGCGTGGTTGCAGCGGAGATTATGAAGCCCGCGATGGAGACGCAGAGGGGCAGTGTGAGGTGGAGGTATCGCTCGCCCGTGCGGTCTGCGTTACGGGAGACGGCCATGGCGACGAggcaggagaggaggtaGGGCGGTGCAGTTAGCAAGAGTGTTCTGATACGGTCGTAGCCTAGGCCTTCGACGACTGTTGGGAAGAAGTTGCTTATTGTGCCGCTGGAGGTTGAGCCGAAGGCGATGGTGACCAGGAACCAGGTTTTGGGGTCGCAGATGCAGGATTTGAACCCGTGGGTGAGGCCTTTGGATTCGTTGGTGTCGGATTCGGTCTCGGTCGTGTTCATGTCTGCGTTCAGCCGCCACATGGCCATTTGTCTTTCTTGCTCGGTGAAGCCTTTGCTGTTGTGGGGGAAGTTGGGGAGGACGAAGTAGGCGGAGAAtgcgacgacgacggtgaTGGAGCCCTGAACAGTTGTATCATGTTAACAGTGGTTCAGCTAGTTGTAGAGAGGGGGGATACCTCGATAATGAACAGCCATCTCCAGGCGAGGAGTCCTCGGACACTGTGTCTTTCAGCCATATAAAACATGCCAGCTGTGAGGTAATACTCACCCATCCATGCCATCTGTTATTCCAGCAGAAATCAAGCCAGAAAAGGCGCCTGATAGTAAGGATCCGCAGTAGAGAACGGCAGTGCGCAACGAAAGCTCTTTGCTCGTGTACCAGGCACTCAAAGTCGCCATGCAACCAGGCTGGAGGGATTAGTTTACATCCACGAATTGTAGGGATACTGATACTTACAAAGTATGCAGCTTCGACAAAGCCCAGAAGGAATCTTTCCATGTTAGCCAGCTAGAAACTGTGAATCCAGGGTCTCATACCGACATGCCAAAAGCCCTCCATAGTTATGAGTCGCGCCACTCGCGCCACATAGAATCCCCTGATGGATGGTAAGCTGATGGACATTGTATAGAGTTTGTCAATAACCATCGACTTACCCATAGAACCATGCAAGTAGGAAGGTATAGTGCGGGCTTCCCGACTCGAGTGAGGAAGAGATTCGACGGAACCTGCATGAGGATGTATCTAGGGCTGTCAACCTCATTGAAGGATGTTGGATCTATGGATAACTCACCCGACAAATAGGATACTGACGCAGGTCTAAAAGCATTAGCTTTTGCAGTCTCTCTTCGAAGTATCAAATACCTGGAACTGGACAGACGACAGGCCTAAATCGTCTTCTATTCCAGCGAGCTTCGCGGCTGCAATGGCATTTCTGGGGCGATTAGGGCCATCATTCAAGAGCACACCCAGTCTCGGATCCATACCTATCGAGGTagtttagtatataaatCAAAACTGACATTGGCATCAGCCTAATGTCAAGCTT
Above is a window of Aspergillus puulaauensis MK2 DNA, chromosome 2, nearly complete sequence DNA encoding:
- the och3 gene encoding glycosyltransferase family 32 protein (COG:M;~EggNog:ENOG410PUFY;~InterPro:IPR029044,IPR007577,IPR039367;~PFAM:PF04488;~SECRETED:SignalP(1-29);~go_function: GO:0000009 - alpha-1,6-mannosyltransferase activity [Evidence IEA]) is translated as MLLPRHCRRLATFAIVLAALVCWNSLRQSHRTVVRNEQDEHPLLTKYIRGSRVKGGALHLPKEWTERSTSAIDAILAAAELVRNKTSSDPQGHIPNSNIPRIIHQTWKDKNVEAWPKAYRESAEKWMRVVEDNDIPYLFWDDVGVAQFMRYFEPDFEAEFYALPSNVERSDVFRILVCKWIGGVYADMDTAPIRPPTEWITQTDLLPWTDHKTLKTYHSTKPVTAIVGIEADNDPERDIYWRMGYFFPVQLTQWSFAFAPHHPILQIFIDRLRATIRLYARDSMMGTQQPLPDSYPGTLDYVDPVNLTGPIAFTDAVRTYLETEGDLRWDAVTGLQDGPDGGVSKLVEDVLVLPITGFRESSVQRYGIQTCYASCGAAVPPRTGIMEKMEPAGGGGQVLSDGVWAV
- a CDS encoding uncharacterized protein (SECRETED:SignalP(1-19)) produces the protein MQFLTSILLLAVLALTVAAAPAVDTLDIEAFDAIDYSLPRSADRDIAFDDTDAAAYARLKAGANSTLQARDYNYELECNKYWFVHSYRVVEGMKYLDRLTTTPKLGPSRCTRVSCSWETAIHWCNDDPDHSMELQWFARLARSAEIIVDHCANSVGMVSGTLYNADGWRVVVKKTGDVEGDPKC
- a CDS encoding uncharacterized protein (COG:S;~EggNog:ENOG410PW8Y;~InterPro:IPR036864,IPR007219,IPR001138;~PFAM:PF00172,PF04082;~TransMembrane:1 (o531-553i);~go_function: GO:0000981 - DNA-binding transcription factor activity, RNA polymerase II-specific [Evidence IEA];~go_function: GO:0003677 - DNA binding [Evidence IEA];~go_function: GO:0008270 - zinc ion binding [Evidence IEA];~go_process: GO:0006351 - transcription, DNA-templated [Evidence IEA];~go_process: GO:0006355 - regulation of transcription, DNA-templated [Evidence IEA]) codes for the protein MRRFKGRSANACHYCRTQKVKCSGERPCTRCQSSNRDCIFAAKDRLIKVPENYVRTLQNEVNQLRQSSRADGDTPTRGNTERQSPHDGNPERLIENSTTEYFVSKLKGACSGTEPVQSHENAIPETPASASRNGLSHNHPQHSISKYTYVPLDYDSSAKVAVKLPPYSYALYLLNQFEAFIGSDYHWYHRQHFHDKMEATYNSPHKQSVDKAWICCFSVVLALGESYTCRVAPSFTIDETTASNTNTQISPEAGQVVAPPGIELFKQGLLLLKLSYEEPTIEQIEALNLIAFYSYSLNRRRTAYAYAGMALRLAKVMGLSTTPDPRDIEPVEVEHRKRVWWTAICMDLMTCTELSIAPTDGFDDDRVGFPDNSSLSSMDASEAFSDPQHLTAQVKLHRIKYRVIERISELRSGDADETHRLLAPCLEALRYWRQEFHASLEYAEDGGFAESTLARPEMRTIASVLMRYNQCYILLLRPLLLKQLSSLVREQAPLASRSSDLVSLNAECLRAARDNSFIQIALHKCHKIAKFGFWESLHIFSSLTILIISNFIIERSPTSFPSTETKSSYQAVRDLLGEMAQAGNLASRDHEQMIRDIEGLFTTGPTGSTGPTTDDIGDLAAWNDLLDFGNTGFDTAIFESFPSSLEHF
- a CDS encoding uncharacterized protein (COG:G;~EggNog:ENOG410PHFT;~InterPro:IPR020846,IPR011701,IPR036259;~PFAM:PF07690;~TransMembrane:12 (i53-70o90-110i122-142o154-174i186-205o217-240i295-314o326-346i358-378o384-405i417-434o446-467i);~go_function: GO:0022857 - transmembrane transporter activity [Evidence IEA];~go_process: GO:0055085 - transmembrane transport [Evidence IEA]), which translates into the protein MQETKKQPERPDTPVKDKDEYGLALCIPAMPPLLHCLADAERDALEKRLVRKLDIRLMPMSVLIYILNYLDRNAIAAAKLAGIEDDLGLSSVQFQTCVSILFVGYILMQVPSNLFLTRVGKPALYLPTCMVLWGILCGASGATHNYGGLLACRFLLGFVEAAYFPGCMATLSAWYTSKELSLRTAVLYCGSLLSGAFSGLISAGITDGMDGVRGLLAWRWLFIIEGSITVVVAFSAYFVLPNFPHNSKGFTEQERQMAMWRLNADMNTTETESDTNESKGLTHGFKSCICDPKTWFLVTIAFGSTSSGTISNFFPTVVEGLGYDRIRTLLLTAPPYLLSCLVAMAVSRNADRTGERYLHLTLPLCVSIAGFIISAATTQIASRYFAMMIMLPGVYTAFILSMSWIATTIPRPAAKRAAALALANAIANCSSIYSPYLYPNKDKPRFVLAMSVNAGTALLAILSATGFRGLLKRANRRLEEEEVEMGGGVRGFRYLV